TCTCAGAAAGGCTATCCCAAAATCCTCAGCTTCTACATTTGTTGTTGTTCAGTGTCAGTTTCAATAGAATTTGCAGTGAGAAGGAACAAGTCTTCACCTCTCTTTGGAAATAGAGTTCAAGATAGCCTGTCCATTGTTGTTCTTTGATGCAGAGAGATATGACTGCAATCTCAGGCCCACCTTTCATGATGCCCTTGTAAACCAAACTGTCTGGAGAAGAGCCAATAATGTTACTGAAGTCTTCACAGGCCACTTCAAGCTCCTGCCTGCTGAATCTAACTACATCTTTCAACATCTCAGAATCTGTGCACAAATATACACAGTAAGATAACAcaaataacttattaaaacaCTGTTAAACAACACTGAATAAACCAAAGGTCTGGAAATATGGAAGCAAACCTATGTATACAGTCACATTGTCCTTCTGACTCGATAATTTCTTCAAAGGGATTATGAGAGAAGATTTGTTATTGCATCTCTGAAGAGCAGTTAGGAAGGCAATTAGAAAGAGACAGCCCACCATGGTTCCTGTCACTATTTCCAGAGCCAAAAGCCAGGCAGGTTTTGATGCCCTCTGGTGCTGCTTGGATACATCTTCAGCAGGCTGGTGCTTGGGGCTTCTTGTTTGATGAGTTCTGGCATGTGGAGCACGATCTGTACAAGGAGTTAATCAGTCAGTATAATCACCATAATTTATTACTGGCCAAAGGCACGCCTGTTACTACGAAGTTCAGTTGGATGATAGGTTGGTAAATCATATTACACAGCAAAAGGAATACCATCTCCATCCCAATTTAAGCCTAATGTAAGAAATGACAGTTACTAAGGAGAGCATTAGAGCTCATGCATTTGGGTTAGGTCTTCAAAATCTCccctcgattttttttttttaaaattttaaaaaagaatagaattgTGGAAGATGGGGCCTTTGAGAGGGgcaatattgttaaaaaaatctctTGAGGATTCGAATGTCACGCAACAAGCTCATTTTGGAGCAGACTGAAAGAGGACGGCAAGACACCAAGCTCATGTCATCCCAATTTTAGCACGGCAAGGTATCTATCATTAACAATTCACATTGAAACAGACAGCCACATGCTCATACTTTGTGTATCCATGGGGATTGCTcttcatttcaaaacattattgtCCATAGACATGTTGACAACAATACAACAGTCCACAAATACAGCAACGGAAGCCTGAAGGCTGAAAGATAAACATGTCACACGTACCACAAAGAGAAGAAGAACGCTGTCTTGGATCTTTGTTCTGAAGGCAGTTCCCTTGGAAGCTCGTGCTGCATAGCGTATGTTGTGCATGATGTAAGTTTATGTGACATCCAAATGCCAGTAGGAGAAAGGCTAAGAGTGTACCTTGGAAGATACCCCAGGCACTTGGGAATGCTCCCAGTAAAGAAGTTGTATGAGAAATCAGCCACTTTTAATTCAGATGCTCGACACAGGCCAGTTAAGTTTGTGTTTGAAGCATAGCTGAAGCAGGAGTGAATTATATAATTGTAACAAAAAAAGGAGTGAATAATTCAAGTAAAAGATTTAAAGAATCAAAACTGAGTTTCAACTGATCAAAGATGAGTTTACGTCCCATCCTAGTGACTGTTCTCAACTTATACAATCACAAGCATTCTAGCACAACCTACTTAAGTAAGAATAGTATTGATCATTCTACCCGTTAATTTGCAAAATGCACCATAAACTGATGTGCATTCAGAATTGTACTTACATTCCATACACACTAGACGTGAAATCTGAGCCACTGCTAGCAGGAACAGTTCCTTGAAGCCTATTCCTATCCAACCAAAGTTCTTGAAGGTACTTCAAATTGCCAAGTTCAGGAGGCAAGCTTCCTGTTAACCCATTGGACTGAAGGTTTCTATCACAACATAAAATGAGAAAGTAAGAGAGAACTCGATATTGCCAACCATTACAGTCCAATCGTTAAAACCCAATAACAAGATTCTTTTACATTTTCCTGACACTGGTTAGATTTGCAATCTCTGGAGGAAAAGGACCCGTTAATTGATTTGCTCCCAAATCCAAGACCTGGAGGTATTTCAACATTCCCAATTCTTTTGGTATAACCCCAATCAGATTATTACCGTGCAAGACTCTACAAAATATCAAACAAGCACCAAAAGAGTAAAAAGCCTTAAAtacaatgcataaaataaactaaaagcaTTTATTTCAGTATGATGAAAAAAGACGAAGGCGACGAAGAAAGAAACATACAGTTGTTGCAAAAATTTGATCCGACCCAATTCTGGGGCAAGAAATCCCCTTAAAGAGTACCCAGTTATGTTTCTGCAAAACCAGAATTCCAACAGAAAAATGGTAAAACTTCATTCAACGATAAAATGCACCTACACATACACCACACATCAGGATCTAACTTCAGGAGAAACTATAACGCATCTAACcctgaaccaaaaaaaataaattgatggatCATATCTTACATCTTTACAACATGGTCTCGAGCAGAAGAGCAGGAAATGCCAGACCAACCACAAGGATCTGCATCTAAGGCATTCCAATTGGACAAAACCATATGTGGGTCTTCGTATATAGCTTCCTTGAATGCTGTAAGTGCCGAAACTGTCCAGAAGTCCATAAATTCCATTTAGTGAAAAGCACTAGATTCTAGGATtaccaaaaaccaaaatttatgcACAGTACATTAATTTTAGATCACATAACTTCCAATGCCGCTGATGGTATTAAGTCACAAAGTAAATGTAGAAAGGATAGCAGAAAGAGGCCAAGTTTGAGACTTGAAGTTTTCGCATTGATTGCATAATAACTAACACCACTCAATTCAGCCAATTGACACTAGCTAGCTCAACTCTTGGAACCATAATAATTCaagtttatattctttttatcagCAAAAACAATGCATTTATAAAAAGAAGTGAAGTGATAAATGCATACCTTCTTCTCTGACAAAGGAGTCACAGGTTACGACAAGAACtagagaaacaaaagaaagaagcagAAGGGAAGCATATGATCTCATCTGTACTCTGCAAGAAATCTCTACTCCTCCCtctttgttggaagaaaacaacaaagaccCAGAAGAACTCATGAACCCAGTGACCAAGAAAgagcaaaaaaaggaaaaaaagaaaaagaaaaagatgcaaGTTGATTAGAGatgtgagtttttttattaagaaactacaaaagagaagaaagttaAAGTCTTTGACAAAGTAATGCACTACTAAAATACAGTGAAAGCTTTGTTTAAGGAAACAAATCCTACAACTAGTACTCAGTTTAATAAGATTTGGAAACTGGCCATGATAGCAAAATTACTTCAGCTATGAATGTTTAAAGCTAGACAGAGGAGGcggacaaaaaagaagaagatcgaAACTTAGATTGAAAGAGAGGTTATGGttatatttgtaaatattaatttttaaagtgttttttatttaaaataatattttattttattttttaaaatttattttgatataattataataaaaacaattaaaaaattaatttaaaatttaaaaaaaacttaaaaattttgaaaaacataattagaacacaatattttatcttgttaactgtagataaattaaaagaaaccaagcgaaagttttgatttttttttttataaagagaaTGAATGTTGTTTcgtctttaaaattaaaattaaatggcGGTCTTTTATTCTGTAATTTTTTATGGGTATTCTCACGGCACTTTTGTTATCTAAATTCCCGGTTGCTGGATAAAAATCCAACGGTTCATAATCAAGAATCGGTAGGTAACGATGGATTGGAGgggatttaaatttaaattttcttaatttatgaaCTGAGCTGTGGGCCCCATTTTATAGAAAATGTTAGTGGAAGTTCTGATGCCATTAGTGTTAATAATTGCATTAGCGGGGTGATTTGTGGAGAGGAATATGATTTCTCGTTCGTCAGAAGATAAATTTGAAGCTTTGGAGAGTTTATTGATGTGTTTTCCTG
This region of Populus alba chromosome 3, ASM523922v2, whole genome shotgun sequence genomic DNA includes:
- the LOC118028494 gene encoding probable LRR receptor-like serine/threonine-protein kinase At1g63430, whose translation is MSSSGSLLFSSNKEGGVEISCRVQMRSYASLLLLSFVSLVLVVTCDSFVREEVSALTAFKEAIYEDPHMVLSNWNALDADPCGWSGISCSSARDHVVKINITGYSLRGFLAPELGRIKFLQQLVLHGNNLIGVIPKELGMLKYLQVLDLGANQLTGPFPPEIANLTSVRKINLQSNGLTGSLPPELGNLKYLQELWLDRNRLQGTVPASSGSDFTSSVYGIYASNTNLTGLCRASELKVADFSYNFFTGSIPKCLGYLPSTSFQGNCLQNKDPRQRSSSLCDRAPHARTHQTRSPKHQPAEDVSKQHQRASKPAWLLALEIVTGTMVGCLFLIAFLTALQRCNNKSSLIIPLKKLSSQKDNVTVYIDSEMLKDVVRFSRQELEVACEDFSNIIGSSPDSLVYKGIMKGGPEIAVISLCIKEQQWTGYLELYFQREVADLARLNNENAGKLLGYCKESTPFTRMLVIEYASNGTLYEHLHYGDGCQLSWTRRMKIVTGIARGLKYLHTELEPPFTISELNSSSVYLTEEFSPKLVDFESWKSILARSEKNSGSIGSQGAICVLPHSLEGRHLDVQGNIYAFGVLLLEIISGRPPYCKDKGRLVDWAKDFLELPEAMAYVVDPELKHFRFEDLKVICEVVNLCIHPDPTKQPSMQELSAILESGIDTTISADLKASSLAWAELALAS